TAATCGACCTGGCAACGGGGGCCATCATGGCGCAGAACCGCTGCACCCAAGCGGCCGCCTTCAAGCTGCTGCGGGACGCGTCCAACAGCAGGAACATGAAGCTCCGCGAGGTTGCCGCGGCCGTGGTCGCATCCGTGGCCGGCGCCGCGGAGACCTTCACCTACTTCGACGAGTAGGGGTCCTTCCGCTCCGGGTCATGCCGCTCCGGCCGGAGAAGGAACAAATGGGAGTTGCTGAGGGGGGCCCGCAGCGGCAGGCCTTCGGCGGCGCAGTGTTCATTGACGGCCTGGGCCAGCGCGTCCCGCTCCTTCGGCGAAAGGGTCCCCTGGCCGTCGCAATAGTCGCGGATGAGCTGCTCGGAGGCATCGCCACCCAGCGCTACGAACTCCAGCCACAACTGGGCCAGGTCAAGCCGGTATTCCTTGATGACAGCACCGGTCAGGGCCTGCTGGTCCACGGCATCCATCGTCCCGTCCTCGCGATTGGCTATACCCCTACACTTTGCTTTCGGAGCGGCGGAGCCGGTGGATGGGAAAAGGTTCGAAACTTTTTTGCCTGCAAGAATGGGTCCATGCCTCTGCGCACTTACCCCGTCCGGCGGCTGGCAGAGGATCCCGGGAACGTTCTGGACCGGGCTCTCTGGCCGGTCGTGCTGCCACCGGTGTCCCAGGTCCTTGACCAGGGACTCGACCTGGGGCCGGTCACCATCCTGGTCGGCGAGAACGGGTCGGGGAAATCCACGCTGGTGGAAGCCCTTGCGCTCGCCTGCGGGCTGTCTCCAGAGGGTGGCTCCACAGGCGCACGGCATGCCACGCGCCGCACCGAATCAGTCCTGGGCGACCACCTGCAGCTGATCCGGAACGCCGGTGCCACCCGGCGGGGATACTTCCTGAGGGCTGAGACGATGCACGGGTTCTACACGTACCTGGAGCAGAACCCCAGCACAGCCCTCCCGGACATTCCGTTCCATGACATGTCCCACGGAGAGTCCTTCCTGCAGCTGGCAGCCGACCGCTTCAACGGTCATGGGCTGTGGGTCCTCGACGAACCGGAATCCGCCCTCTCCTTCTCGGGCTGCCTGAGCCTGCTGTCCGTCCTGAAGGAACTGCTTGCCGACGGAGGATCCCAGGTGGTGATGTCCACGCATTCCCCGCTGCTGGCGGCCCTTCCCGGGGCCTCGATCCTCGAAGTGGGGCCCTGGGGATTACGGCCCCGGGCCTGGGCGGAATTGGAGCTCGTCGCGAACTGGCGGCGGTTCATGGACTCGCCCGAACGCTACCTCCGCCACATCTAGCCCCGTGGGACCTTCGCCCCTAGGCAGCAAACCCGCCCAGGCAGTCAACTTGAGTGTCTGGGGCAGGAAACACAACAGGAGGCAAGGACCATGGGCGCATGTGACGTCTGCGGCAGCAGTGAGGGCCGCATGTTCACCGTCAGTATGGGGAACCAGACCGGAACATTCGACAGCTTCGAATGCGCCATCCACATGATGGCTCCGGCGTGCGAGCACTGCGGCTGCCGGATCCTGGGCCACGCCGTTGAAAGCGAGGCCGGCATCTACTGCTGCCTGCACTGCGCGAAGGAAGCAGGGAATCCGCACCAGGCCGCCAAGGCGGAGCATTCGACGGTGGCCGTGCCTGCGCAGGGGACCGCAGCGGGCCAGGCCTAGTCCCGCCGGAAGAACTTCACAACAGGAGAAAGGGAAACGGTGGTAAGCAACGGAAGTTTCAGGATAGTGGTGGGCGTGGACGGGTCAGACCAGTCCAAGGCAGCCATGGATTGGGCGGTCGAGGAGTCCAGGCTGCACAAGGGTGAGGTCCGGGCATTGACGGCCTGGAGCTTCCCCTACGTCAGTGATGCCATGGGCACTTCCTGGGACTACGAGATCTTCGAGAAGGACGCCCAGGCCATCCTGGAAGCGGAGCTCGAGCGGGTCAAGGACCGGGGTGTAACCATTACCGGGCGCATCGTGGAGGGGAATCCGGCGTCGGCGCTTATTGACGCTTCCCGGGATGCGGACCTGGTGGCGGTCGGTTCGCGCGGCCACGGCGGATTCACCGGGATGCTGCTCGGCTCCGTGTCCCACCAGACCATCCACCACGCGCACTGTCCGGTGCTGGTGATCCGCGAACCCAGCTCCGACTAAGGCGTGCGGCGGGCTCCACGGAACGTGGGGACCCAGCAGCGCACCGCTTCGCGGTAGTGCTGGAACTCGGCACCGAACCGCTCCGCGAGGTCTGCTTCTTCCAAGGGCCGGACCGCATAGTTCCATACCAGGGAGCCCAGGACTGCATAGGCCACCACGAGCCACGACTGCAGCAGCAGGCCCACCGCGGCTCCCTGCACTATGCCTGCCACCGCCATCGGGTTCCGGATCCACCGGTAGGGCCCGGCGATCACCAGGCGGTTGGGCATGGCCGACGGCAATGGCGTTCCATCTCCCAGGGTGGACATCACCACCGCCGACCAAATCCCCAGGCCGCTCGCCAGGACCAGGATGGCGGTACCGGCCGGAACTGCCAACGGGGGAAAGGCCAGGGACAAGCCCCAGCGCTGTTCAAGGAAACCCAGGATGGGCGGAACAAGGCCCAGGAAGAAACCCCAGAACACCATGATCTGCGCGAGCGTTCCGGCCATGTGGCGTCCCGGTCGTGGGCGGCTGCGGGCCTGCCGGAAAGCGAAGGGGCCGCGCACAATCCACTCGGTGGGGATGCGCCCCAGCAGGACAAGGCAGAGCGCAGCGGCTGTACCTGAGGTTGCAGCCCCCATGGCCAGCACACCCAGGCCTGCCTGGGCCGTGGCGGTGGCATAGACGGCCAGGGCGGCGGTGACGAGGACGGTCCACGAGGTGCTGACGACGGCGGCTGTCCGTACTCCGGCGGCCGCGGCAGCGGAGGCAACAACAAAAAGGGGAACGTCGAAGGTGGCGGTGAGGACGGGGTCGAGTCCGCCGAGGGTGGCCCGGCGAATCCCGGGCGATAGGAAAACAGCGACCCACCAGAGGCCGCCAGCCACTGCCTGCAGGGCAAAATACGCCCGGCCCCACCAGGCCAAATCCCCTTGGGCCAAGCGTGGCACGGATCCCCCCGAATCGTTCCAGTGAATGAAAGCTGCCAACCCTCCGGCGTGTCTGGCAGCAAGACTTGTTCCTGAGACTACCTGTTGAGCCGGGACTGTCTGCCGGCCTGGGGGAAGGATGACTCACCGGCTGAATCCCCGGACCTGTGAAAGGACCAGCATGGACATGATTCGGGTCGAGCCCCGGTGCCGCGTGATAATCGACAACGACTGGGCAGGGGACCCGGACGGGCTGGCGGCCCTGGCCCACCATGCGTTGTCGCCCGCCAACAACATCGTGGCGGTCACCAGTTCATTGACCAACCCGATGTTTGGACCGCCCGGGGGCATGGCGCAAAGGGGCGCGGACCTCGCGGCCGGTTTGCTGCGGGTACTGAAGCGGCCGGAAGTGTCAGACGTGCAGGCCGGGTCCGATGCCCCCTTCACCGGGCAAGCCCGGGACAATGCGGCTGCCCGTGCCATTGTGGACGCCGTGGCGGCCGGAGGAGAGCTGCCCCTGATCCTTGTCTGTGCCGGCCCGCTCACCAACGTGGCCGATGCGCTCCTGCTGGATCCCGCCGTCGCCCTTTCCCTCACCCTCGCGTGGGTGGGCGGGGCCGCGGCGAACGGGGAGGAGTACAACTACTTCACGGATCCCGCCGCCGCGGACTTTGTGCTGGGAAACCAAGAGTTGGCCGTCTGGCAGTTCCCGGCGGAGACGTACCGGCAGGTGGTTGCCCCTGTGGCTGAACTCGATCATGCCTTCAGGAACTCAGGGTGCGCGTGGCTGTGGGAGCTCTTCAACAACCTGGAGGTACCAAATTTCGTGAAATTCGGGCCGTTGTGGTGCCTGGGCGACAGTGCACCCCTGGTGGTGACCGGGCTCGACGACGTTACGTCCACCTTCACGGAAACGGGCACCCAGCCCTCCCGCCGGACCTACACCTCGGTGGATGCACGGTTGATCATGGCGGACTTCCTCGCGAAGCTGCGGCTGCATCAGTAGCAGGCAAGGACAAGCCCGGACCTCCAAGGGAAGTCCGGGCCGTTCGCTGTTGTCAGGCGGGCTGCGGCGCCCCCGCCTGGGCGTGTTCCCTGGCGAAGTTGCCCAGCCAGCGTGCGCTGTCCTTGGGCGTGCGTTCCTGGGTGGAGCGGTCGACGGCGATCAGGCCGAACTTGGGCCGGTAACCGAAGATCCACTCGAAGTTGTCGAACGCCGTCCAGGCGATGTACCCCCGCACGTCGATGCCGTCGGCAAGGCAGGAGGCAACGCCGTCGACCGCTGCCTGGAGGTAGGCCAGGCGCTGGGCGTCATCTTCCGTGGCCAGCCCGTTTTCGGTGACGATCACCGGGGTGCCGGCAATGCGCCAGGCCTCCCGGATGGTTGCTTCCAGGCCCTGGGGGTAGATCTCCTCACCCATCTGGTTGGTGGGCACGCCCTCCGGCGCCGGCGCATGGCCGT
This region of Arthrobacter sp. DNA4 genomic DNA includes:
- a CDS encoding universal stress protein, translating into MDGSDQSKAAMDWAVEESRLHKGEVRALTAWSFPYVSDAMGTSWDYEIFEKDAQAILEAELERVKDRGVTITGRIVEGNPASALIDASRDADLVAVGSRGHGGFTGMLLGSVSHQTIHHAHCPVLVIREPSSD
- a CDS encoding nucleoside hydrolase; this translates as MDMIRVEPRCRVIIDNDWAGDPDGLAALAHHALSPANNIVAVTSSLTNPMFGPPGGMAQRGADLAAGLLRVLKRPEVSDVQAGSDAPFTGQARDNAAARAIVDAVAAGGELPLILVCAGPLTNVADALLLDPAVALSLTLAWVGGAAANGEEYNYFTDPAAADFVLGNQELAVWQFPAETYRQVVAPVAELDHAFRNSGCAWLWELFNNLEVPNFVKFGPLWCLGDSAPLVVTGLDDVTSTFTETGTQPSRRTYTSVDARLIMADFLAKLRLHQ
- a CDS encoding isoprenylcysteine carboxylmethyltransferase family protein, producing the protein MQAVAGGLWWVAVFLSPGIRRATLGGLDPVLTATFDVPLFVVASAAAAAGVRTAAVVSTSWTVLVTAALAVYATATAQAGLGVLAMGAATSGTAAALCLVLLGRIPTEWIVRGPFAFRQARSRPRPGRHMAGTLAQIMVFWGFFLGLVPPILGFLEQRWGLSLAFPPLAVPAGTAILVLASGLGIWSAVVMSTLGDGTPLPSAMPNRLVIAGPYRWIRNPMAVAGIVQGAAVGLLLQSWLVVAYAVLGSLVWNYAVRPLEEADLAERFGAEFQHYREAVRCWVPTFRGARRTP
- a CDS encoding AAA family ATPase, encoding MPLRTYPVRRLAEDPGNVLDRALWPVVLPPVSQVLDQGLDLGPVTILVGENGSGKSTLVEALALACGLSPEGGSTGARHATRRTESVLGDHLQLIRNAGATRRGYFLRAETMHGFYTYLEQNPSTALPDIPFHDMSHGESFLQLAADRFNGHGLWVLDEPESALSFSGCLSLLSVLKELLADGGSQVVMSTHSPLLAALPGASILEVGPWGLRPRAWAELELVANWRRFMDSPERYLRHI